A region of the Haemophilus parainfluenzae genome:
GATAAAACCAATAGCATTAATATGACGAATCGTACCACTCGCTAAGGCATTATGAGATTCTCGTGAAAGCGTAAGTTCGTAAGGGCGAATATAAGCCGTTGCAGATTGGTTATTAACTGCATGAGCCGCATTGCTATGTGTTTGTAAATTATGAGCAAATTCACCAATGACTAAATTGCCTTGATCAATGTGTCCGTGGAACACATTAACATCCCCTACAAATTGCGTGACGAAAGGGGTTTGTGGTGCATGATAGATTTGGCTAGGCACATCAATTTGCTCCACTTGACCTTTATTCATCACCACAATGCGATCAGACATATCTAATGCTTCATCTTGATCATGGGTAACGAAAATGCTGGTCACATTGAGTTCATGTTGCAATTCTCGCAGCCAACGACGTAATTCTTTACGAACTTGAGCATCCAATGCACCAAAGGGTTCATCAAGTAGTAAGACTTTTGGTTGAACAGCAAGGGAGCGAGCTAAGGCTATACGTTGTTTTTGTCCACCAGAAAGTTGATTAGGGTAGCGATCGGCTAGCCATTCAAGTTTTACTAGCTTTAAAAGTGCGGTGACTTTTTCGCGAATTTCTTCTGCAGAGGGACGTTCTCTACGAGGTTTCACCGTTAAGCCAAAAGCGACATTGTCAAAGACGGTCATATTTTGAAATAGTGCATAATGCTGAAACACAAAGCCAACACCTCGTTCAGCAGCTGAAAGTTGAGTCACCTCTTTTTCACCAAACCAAATGTGTCCATTATCAGCAAATTCTAATCCAGCAATGATCCGTAATAGCGTTGTTTTTCCACAACCACTTGGTCCAAGCAAGGCTGTTAGCTGATTTTCCGGAAAGCTGAGATTGATATCTTTCAACGCATGAAACTGTTCAAAGTGTTTGTTTAGTCGCTGGATTTTGATTGTCATGTTTTGTGTTCCTGTTGTTATTCTTGGATTTTTTTCTTTTCCACATATCTCACTATGTTTTGTAATCCCAGTGTACCTACTGCGATTAATGCCAATAAACTGGCGCAAGCAAATGCGGCAACAAATTGATATTCGTTGTAACTAATTTCTACATAAAGCGGAATTGTATTAGTCAAACCGCGAATATGCCCAGATACAACACTCACGGCACCGAATTCACCCATTGCACGAGCGTTACTTAAAATCACACCATAAATTAATGCCCATTTTATTTTTGGTAGCGTTACGTGCCAGAAAAGTTGCCAAAAGGATGCACCTAAGATTAACGCAGCTTGTTCCTCACTTGTGCCTTGGGCTGACATGGTTGGAATTAATGATTTAGCAATAAGTGGAAAGGTGACGAATAAGGTCACGATAACAATGCTTGGTGTTGCAAACATAAAACGAATATGGTGTTCAACAAGCCATGTGCCCCAAAGTCCATCTAACCCAAACAACAGTAAGAACATTAATCCTACAACCACCGGTGAAATGGAAAAGGGGAGGTCGAGTAGTGCGGTTAATAAGCTTTTCCCCTTAAAGTCAAAATAAGCAATAGCCCAAGCCATAACCACACCGATAAAAATATTAATAGGTAATACAATTAAAGAGACTTTAATCGTAAGCCAAATAGCCGCTAAGGATTCCGGTTCTTTTAATGCAGCAAAAAATAGCCCAATCCCTTGTTCAAGGGCTGAATAGAATACGGTAAATAATGGGAGCAATAATATGATCGTAAAAAAACTGAGTGCAGTCAGAATTAAGATCCATTCTTGCCATGATTGGGTTTTCATAAATACCTCTTATCGAATTGGACTAATACGTTTGGCAACAGACCACTGCGCTAAGTTAATAAATAAAATCAATAGAAATGAAATGGCAAGCATTAATAATGCAACCACAGATGCACCTTGCACGTCATACAAATCAAGTTTTGACATAATAATCAATGGTGCAATTTCGGATACGAGTGGCACATTACCTGCAATAAAAATGACTGAGCCGTATTCACCAAGCGATCGCGCAAATCCCATACCTGCGCCACCTATTAATGCAGGTAATACCGCAGGGATGATGACTTTTCGCAGCGTTGTTAGTCTAGATGCACCTAAAATTTGAGCCGCTTCTTCATGGCTAGGATCAAGATTTGCTAATACGGGTTGAATCGCTCTAACGGTAAAAGGCAAGCTGACAAAAATCAAAGCAATCGCAATACCACTTGGAGTATAAGCGAGTTGAATCCCTAAATGGCTTAACCATTGCCCAATCAGTCCAGTCGGAGCATAAAGCGAGGCAAGTGCGATACCAGCAACGGCAGTGGGTAAAGCAAAAGGTAAATCCACTAACGCATTGACGAGATTCTTACCTGGAAAGTCATAACGCACTAAAATCCATGCCAATAAAAAGCCAAAAACGATATTAATTAACGTCGCGATTGCCGCCATTTCAAAGGATAGCGTTAAGGATGAGATCACTCGTTCACTCGTGATGATTTGAACGATATCAGCCCATTTTAACTGCCAGGCAGTGAGCACAAGTAATGTTAATGGCAATAATACCATTGAGCCGAGCCAGGCTAATGTAATCAATATACTTCGTTTAAATCCTGGTAATACGGTTTTCATTATCCCACCTTCATAACAGATAAATACCTAAGCTTTGTAAGCGTTTT
Encoded here:
- a CDS encoding sulfate/molybdate ABC transporter ATP-binding protein, coding for MTIKIQRLNKHFEQFHALKDINLSFPENQLTALLGPSGCGKTTLLRIIAGLEFADNGHIWFGEKEVTQLSAAERGVGFVFQHYALFQNMTVFDNVAFGLTVKPRRERPSAEEIREKVTALLKLVKLEWLADRYPNQLSGGQKQRIALARSLAVQPKVLLLDEPFGALDAQVRKELRRWLRELQHELNVTSIFVTHDQDEALDMSDRIVVMNKGQVEQIDVPSQIYHAPQTPFVTQFVGDVNVFHGHIDQGNLVIGEFAHNLQTHSNAAHAVNNQSATAYIRPYELTLSRESHNALASGTIRHINAIGFIVRIEVESSQTEQPIEVILTKENYLNAQYKIGDHVYLVPDKLNLFQEMNI
- the cysW gene encoding sulfate ABC transporter permease subunit CysW, with translation MKTQSWQEWILILTALSFFTIILLLPLFTVFYSALEQGIGLFFAALKEPESLAAIWLTIKVSLIVLPINIFIGVVMAWAIAYFDFKGKSLLTALLDLPFSISPVVVGLMFLLLFGLDGLWGTWLVEHHIRFMFATPSIVIVTLFVTFPLIAKSLIPTMSAQGTSEEQAALILGASFWQLFWHVTLPKIKWALIYGVILSNARAMGEFGAVSVVSGHIRGLTNTIPLYVEISYNEYQFVAAFACASLLALIAVGTLGLQNIVRYVEKKKIQE
- the cysT gene encoding sulfate ABC transporter permease subunit CysT; the protein is MKTVLPGFKRSILITLAWLGSMVLLPLTLLVLTAWQLKWADIVQIITSERVISSLTLSFEMAAIATLINIVFGFLLAWILVRYDFPGKNLVNALVDLPFALPTAVAGIALASLYAPTGLIGQWLSHLGIQLAYTPSGIAIALIFVSLPFTVRAIQPVLANLDPSHEEAAQILGASRLTTLRKVIIPAVLPALIGGAGMGFARSLGEYGSVIFIAGNVPLVSEIAPLIIMSKLDLYDVQGASVVALLMLAISFLLILFINLAQWSVAKRISPIR